The Microbacterium sp. zg-Y1090 sequence GAATGCCGAAGAGCGGGAGAAGCTCGTCCTGTCGCTCGCCCGACCGATCCGGGGGTTGCTACCAGGGCATCGGTCGGTCGGCGTCGCGTGAACTGTCGTTCGGCATGTGCGGCAGGGGTTCCCCGCCGGCCCTGATGCACAGCCAGCGCAGCTCGGTCGGGCTGTCCGGCCACGCGCGCCAGGTACGCCACACGTTCTGCCCGACGCGGACCGCGGTGCCAGGATGCACGTCGATCACGTCGTCGTCGAGGCCCATCTGCCCCTCGCCTTCGAGGAACACGTACAGTTCCTCGACCTGCGTGTGCGTGTGCCAGTAGCCCGCTTCTTCGCCGGGCAGCAGCGCATTGGCGGACAAGCCGATGTACTGCATGGTCAACTCGTGGTCGACGATGCGCCTGCCGTCGCGCGAACGGGCGGGGGCGAAGCCGCCGAAGTGCTGCCGCCACTGGTCGAGCGGGCCGATCTGCGTCACCTCGTAGGGGCTCACGATGGCATCCCTTCTTCCCTGCCGCTGCTGCTGCCGCCGCCGCTGCGGGTGCGGCGCCAGGCTTCTCCGTCGCGCTCGTACACGACGCGGGTGTGATTGCGGTCGAGTGATCCCTGCCAGAACTCGACCCGCTGCGGCGCGATGC is a genomic window containing:
- a CDS encoding cupin domain-containing protein — translated: MSPYEVTQIGPLDQWRQHFGGFAPARSRDGRRIVDHELTMQYIGLSANALLPGEEAGYWHTHTQVEELYVFLEGEGQMGLDDDVIDVHPGTAVRVGQNVWRTWRAWPDSPTELRWLCIRAGGEPLPHMPNDSSRDADRPMPW